Proteins co-encoded in one Rhizobium sp. NZLR1 genomic window:
- a CDS encoding LacI family DNA-binding transcriptional regulator — MSVEDKHKPQRNDRATIRTVAAHAGVSVAAVSKVMRNAYGVSEALRAKVTEAIGELGYRPSRAARGLRGQSFTIGVLLIDIRNPFLPDVIAGVNGVLAPSHYQAMIGVSDARVQLETSLIESMIDYKMDGLILVAPRLPSEILAKFAVQVPIVTVGYHDASATAFDTINADDQRGAEIAVEALFACGYRDIGMLSLGEREGHAVSVVRQREIGFRRAMQRGGLGSPAPIVKIPMASPKREDVMRKFLSRKDRPRAVFCWSDLDAITLLSLAMEMGVRVPEDLAVIGYDNSTTAALGLVNLASIDQSGRELGQVATRALISRIEGRTAAEHILQIPSLVSRNSLIGSEDKKQR, encoded by the coding sequence ATGTCAGTCGAAGACAAACACAAGCCGCAACGAAACGATCGCGCGACGATCCGGACGGTGGCCGCGCATGCAGGCGTATCGGTCGCGGCGGTTTCCAAGGTGATGCGGAACGCCTACGGCGTCAGCGAAGCGCTACGCGCAAAGGTTACCGAGGCCATCGGGGAGCTCGGATATCGCCCCTCGCGGGCGGCGCGCGGATTGCGCGGCCAGAGTTTCACCATCGGCGTGCTGCTGATCGACATCCGCAACCCCTTCCTGCCCGACGTGATCGCCGGCGTGAACGGGGTGCTGGCGCCGTCGCACTATCAGGCGATGATCGGCGTCAGCGATGCGCGCGTGCAACTGGAGACCTCGTTGATCGAGTCGATGATCGACTACAAGATGGACGGCCTTATCCTGGTTGCGCCGCGGCTGCCCTCGGAGATCCTCGCAAAATTTGCGGTTCAGGTACCGATCGTCACGGTCGGTTACCACGATGCCAGCGCCACGGCCTTCGATACCATCAATGCCGACGACCAGCGGGGGGCGGAGATCGCCGTCGAAGCGCTGTTTGCCTGCGGCTACCGCGATATCGGCATGCTGAGCCTCGGCGAGCGCGAGGGGCACGCGGTTTCCGTCGTCCGCCAGCGTGAGATCGGGTTCCGCCGGGCGATGCAGCGCGGCGGGCTCGGCTCGCCGGCGCCGATCGTCAAAATTCCCATGGCCTCGCCAAAGCGGGAAGACGTGATGCGAAAGTTTCTGTCGAGGAAGGACAGGCCGCGCGCCGTGTTCTGCTGGAGCGATCTCGACGCGATCACACTTCTGAGCCTGGCGATGGAGATGGGCGTGCGCGTGCCCGAAGACCTCGCCGTCATCGGATATGACAACTCGACGACCGCTGCCCTCGGCCTCGTCAATCTCGCAAGTATCGACCAGTCGGGCCGGGAGCTCGGCCAGGTCGCTACCCGGGCGCTCATTTCCAGAATAGAAGGCCGCACCGCGGCCGAGCATATTCTCCAGATACCGTCGCTGGTCAGCCGCAACAGTCTGATCGGGTCCGAGGACAAAAAACAGCGTTGA
- a CDS encoding dihydrodipicolinate synthase family protein, with the protein MTTGWKGVFPAVTTQFNEDLSVDLTATQRVQDALVNDGVNGLIVMGTCGENNSLDPDEKRTILKAAVEVVNGRVPVVTGVSEFDTRRAVAYARDAEKLGADGLMLLPAMVYVPKPEELIAHFRTVAEATSLPIMLYNNPPAYRVNIGADVLKVLADVPNIKAVKESAPDPRRFTDLINEFGDRFDIFAGLDDVALEGLMLGAKGWVSGLTSAFPQESVQLGAAAERGDWEEARKIYRWFMPLLHLDAEHDLVQSIKLAEQIMGRGSERVRMPRLPLSGARRAEVTAMVEKAAATRPSKIRQAA; encoded by the coding sequence ATGACGACAGGATGGAAGGGCGTATTTCCCGCCGTAACGACGCAATTCAACGAAGATCTGTCCGTGGATCTCACCGCGACCCAGCGCGTCCAGGACGCGCTCGTCAACGATGGTGTCAACGGGCTGATCGTCATGGGCACATGCGGCGAGAACAATTCGCTCGATCCCGATGAGAAGCGCACGATCCTGAAAGCCGCCGTCGAGGTCGTCAACGGCCGCGTTCCCGTCGTCACCGGCGTCTCCGAATTCGACACCCGCCGTGCCGTCGCCTATGCCCGTGACGCTGAAAAGCTTGGCGCCGATGGCCTGATGCTGCTGCCGGCCATGGTCTATGTGCCGAAGCCGGAAGAGCTGATCGCCCATTTCCGCACCGTCGCCGAAGCGACCTCGCTGCCGATCATGCTCTACAACAACCCGCCGGCCTACCGCGTCAACATCGGCGCCGATGTGCTGAAGGTCCTTGCCGACGTGCCGAATATCAAGGCCGTCAAGGAAAGCGCGCCGGATCCGCGCCGCTTCACCGATCTCATCAATGAATTCGGCGATCGCTTCGATATCTTCGCCGGTCTCGACGATGTTGCGCTCGAGGGCCTGATGCTCGGCGCCAAGGGCTGGGTCTCGGGCCTGACCAGCGCCTTCCCGCAGGAATCCGTGCAGCTCGGCGCCGCCGCCGAACGCGGCGACTGGGAAGAGGCCCGCAAGATCTATCGCTGGTTCATGCCGCTCCTGCATCTCGACGCCGAGCACGACCTCGTGCAGTCGATCAAACTCGCCGAGCAGATCATGGGCCGCGGCTCCGAACGCGTCCGCATGCCGCGCCTGCCGCTTTCAGGCGCCCGCCGTGCAGAAGTCACCGCCATGGTCGAAAAGGCCGCCGCCACGCGTCCCTCGAAGATCCGGCAGGCTGCCTGA
- a CDS encoding GntR family transcriptional regulator, with protein MQNDAENVRVRGSGTQSVYVTLRREILSMALEPGSPLDEVRLSERFGMSRTPIREALLRLAADGLVTTLPNRNTIVATIDFASLPTYFEALTLMYRVTTRGAAGRRNAEIMKAIRLHQKDFADAVAARDAYAMIEANREFHVAIAELAGNSYYTAFFARLLDEGRPILRLYYSTFDDRLPRQYVDEHEEIIAAIEAGDAEQADRLAIAHASQIVRQIQDYIARDLDRPVAISIS; from the coding sequence ATGCAGAACGACGCGGAAAATGTGCGGGTGCGCGGCTCCGGTACGCAGAGCGTCTATGTCACGCTGCGCCGGGAAATCCTGTCGATGGCACTGGAACCCGGCAGTCCGCTCGATGAGGTGCGGCTGTCGGAGCGCTTCGGCATGTCGAGGACTCCCATTCGCGAGGCGCTGTTGCGGCTCGCCGCCGACGGGCTGGTCACGACCCTGCCGAACCGCAACACGATCGTCGCGACCATCGATTTCGCAAGCCTGCCCACCTATTTCGAAGCGCTGACGCTGATGTATCGGGTCACGACGCGCGGCGCCGCCGGAAGGCGAAATGCCGAAATCATGAAGGCCATCCGCCTGCATCAGAAGGACTTCGCCGATGCCGTCGCCGCGCGCGATGCCTATGCGATGATCGAGGCTAACCGCGAATTTCACGTGGCGATCGCCGAGCTTGCCGGCAATTCCTATTACACGGCCTTCTTCGCCAGGCTGCTCGATGAAGGCCGGCCCATCCTTCGCCTTTATTATTCGACCTTCGACGACCGCCTGCCGCGCCAATATGTCGACGAACATGAGGAAATCATCGCCGCGATCGAGGCTGGCGACGCCGAGCAGGCCGACCGGCTGGCGATCGCTCACGCGAGCCAGATCGTCCGCCAGATCCAGGACTATATCGCCCGCGACCTCGACCGGCCGGTGGCGATCAGCATATCTTGA
- a CDS encoding class I SAM-dependent methyltransferase, translating into MSTKQRIIFAAKTVLPKPLIEAIRSRRGPSSKNLSAWDGTAVQSDAERFLSSRIVADQIDGMLSPFSMAAMDSLLSLQASNPEISGNVVEFGTYKGRSAAIIAPRVRPSEKFVLVDVADYLEVDKIRAINAGMEFILCKSEEFRSHYPDYKQLRKNCRFIHVDSSHAYRTTFQEMKLCNELLSAGGVAVFDDYTNLNYSQVLPAMYKYIYTANPDLAVFMVTDVKAYLCRKNYLNYYLSFVLQGAVPSMTARGIEDAIISRTDWDKEYRAIYLRTRSPGETGAHYGEEIYGRLYEGP; encoded by the coding sequence GTGTCTACGAAGCAACGCATTATATTCGCGGCCAAAACGGTGCTGCCAAAGCCCCTAATTGAGGCAATCAGGAGCCGCAGAGGCCCCAGCAGTAAGAACCTGTCTGCGTGGGACGGAACGGCAGTTCAGTCCGATGCGGAGCGGTTCCTGTCCTCGCGCATTGTTGCAGACCAAATTGATGGCATGCTCTCCCCATTTTCAATGGCTGCAATGGATAGTTTGCTATCACTTCAGGCATCAAATCCCGAAATCTCAGGGAACGTTGTTGAATTTGGGACCTATAAAGGCCGCTCCGCCGCGATCATAGCACCACGGGTCAGGCCATCGGAAAAGTTTGTTCTCGTTGATGTTGCCGACTACCTGGAGGTGGATAAAATACGGGCTATCAATGCCGGTATGGAATTTATTCTCTGCAAATCGGAGGAATTTCGTTCACATTACCCGGACTACAAGCAACTCCGAAAGAATTGTCGATTTATTCACGTCGATTCCAGCCATGCCTATAGAACTACATTTCAAGAAATGAAACTATGCAACGAACTCCTGTCCGCCGGAGGTGTCGCGGTTTTTGACGATTACACGAACTTGAATTACTCGCAGGTGCTTCCGGCAATGTATAAATATATTTACACGGCAAATCCGGATTTGGCTGTATTTATGGTGACGGATGTGAAGGCTTACTTGTGCAGAAAAAATTATTTAAATTATTATTTATCGTTTGTTCTTCAGGGTGCGGTACCGTCGATGACGGCGCGGGGCATTGAAGATGCGATAATATCGCGGACCGACTGGGACAAGGAATACCGCGCCATCTATTTACGCACTCGTAGTCCCGGCGAAACAGGTGCTCACTACGGCGAGGAAATTTACGGAAGACTCTACGAGGGGCCCTGA
- a CDS encoding alpha-L-fucosidase → MDGDNLHSLALPEEKKAWFVHERFGMFVHWGLYALPARHEWVKSREELNDADYQKYFDHFDPDLYDPREWARRAKAAGMKYVVLTTKHHEGFCLWDTKATDFKVTNTPYGKDLLRPFVDAFRAEGLRIGFYYSLIDWHHPDFTVDPRHPQRNHPDALEINEGRDMLRYAAFMREQVRELLTEFGQIDIMWFDFSYPQWKLGDLVGKGHRDWESEKLVRMVRELAPDIIINNRLDLAGLQPDIVTPEQYMPRAWPKRDGRRVVWEACQTLSGSWGYHRDEDTWKSTEQLVQMLVGTVAIGGNLLMNVGPTARGTLDHRAISALAAYEEWMALHERSIVGCTQSDFTAPPDCRLTQNGDRLYIHLFNWPYKHLHFDALAGKVEYAQFLHDASEVTWLRPSANTLWTNTQFAVADDELTFVLPVRRPKVVVPVIEVKLKAASTPGV, encoded by the coding sequence ATGGATGGCGACAATCTGCATTCACTGGCCTTGCCCGAGGAGAAGAAGGCCTGGTTCGTCCACGAGCGGTTCGGCATGTTCGTGCATTGGGGGCTTTATGCCCTGCCGGCGCGCCATGAATGGGTTAAGAGCCGCGAAGAACTGAACGACGCCGACTACCAGAAATATTTCGATCATTTCGATCCCGATCTCTATGACCCGCGTGAATGGGCGAGACGCGCCAAGGCTGCGGGCATGAAATACGTGGTGCTGACGACCAAGCATCATGAAGGCTTCTGCCTCTGGGATACCAAGGCGACCGACTTCAAGGTGACCAACACGCCTTATGGCAAGGATCTGCTGCGCCCCTTCGTCGACGCCTTCCGCGCCGAGGGCCTGAGGATCGGCTTCTACTATTCGCTGATCGACTGGCATCATCCCGACTTCACGGTCGATCCGCGCCATCCGCAGCGCAATCATCCCGATGCGTTAGAGATCAACGAAGGCCGGGATATGCTCCGTTATGCCGCCTTCATGCGCGAACAGGTGCGCGAGTTGCTGACCGAGTTCGGGCAGATCGACATCATGTGGTTCGATTTCAGCTATCCGCAGTGGAAGCTCGGAGATTTGGTCGGAAAGGGCCATCGAGACTGGGAAAGCGAGAAGCTCGTGCGCATGGTGCGCGAGCTTGCCCCCGACATCATCATCAACAACCGGCTCGATCTCGCCGGTCTGCAGCCCGACATCGTCACGCCGGAACAATATATGCCGCGCGCCTGGCCGAAACGCGACGGCAGGCGCGTCGTCTGGGAAGCCTGCCAGACGCTCAGCGGCTCCTGGGGTTATCACCGCGACGAGGACACCTGGAAAAGCACGGAGCAACTGGTGCAGATGCTGGTCGGCACCGTTGCCATAGGCGGCAATCTGCTGATGAATGTCGGGCCGACGGCGCGCGGCACGCTCGACCACCGCGCAATATCAGCCCTTGCCGCCTATGAGGAGTGGATGGCGCTGCACGAGCGCAGCATCGTCGGCTGCACCCAATCCGACTTCACCGCCCCGCCCGATTGCCGCCTGACCCAGAACGGCGATCGCCTCTATATCCACCTCTTCAACTGGCCCTATAAGCATTTGCATTTCGATGCTTTGGCCGGGAAAGTCGAATATGCGCAATTCTTGCATGATGCCAGCGAAGTGACCTGGCTGCGCCCCTCCGCCAATACCTTATGGACGAACACCCAGTTCGCCGTCGCCGACGACGAACTGACATTCGTCCTGCCGGTGCGCCGACCCAAGGTCGTGGTCCCCGTCATCGAGGTCAAGCTCAAGGCCGCGAGCACGCCTGGTGTTTAA
- a CDS encoding LacI family DNA-binding transcriptional regulator: MTVSRVLNGQGGASAETSQRIISAASELNYRPNPFARGLRSDRSKTIGLLVPDITNPFFPEVIRGAEDAASAAGYNLLLANVVENSKREEELIETLLRHRVDGIIVCSARLPDAALHKALAPHRAVVLINREAPNEIAGTIVTDYETGASRAVDHLVERGRRKIAIVAGPRSSFGGKSRLVGFRKTLAAHGLKAHGIVYCDPTAAGGQTAAAQLLAETPGIDALICYNDLNAIGAMKACRAAHILIPEQIALIGFDDIPTAELLSPALTTLRVQKREMGEEAVRLLLSRIATKNRQHGIVIVPELIVRETT; the protein is encoded by the coding sequence ATGACGGTATCGCGCGTACTCAACGGCCAGGGCGGCGCCAGCGCGGAAACCAGTCAACGCATCATTTCAGCAGCAAGCGAACTCAATTACCGGCCCAATCCCTTTGCGCGCGGATTGCGGTCCGACCGGTCGAAAACCATCGGCCTTCTGGTTCCAGACATCACCAATCCGTTTTTTCCCGAGGTCATCCGGGGGGCCGAGGATGCCGCGAGCGCCGCCGGCTACAATCTGCTTCTGGCCAATGTCGTCGAGAACAGCAAACGTGAGGAAGAACTCATCGAAACGCTGCTGCGGCATCGAGTCGACGGGATCATCGTCTGCAGCGCCCGACTGCCCGATGCGGCGCTTCATAAGGCGCTGGCGCCCCACCGCGCCGTGGTCCTCATCAACCGCGAGGCGCCCAACGAGATCGCCGGGACGATCGTCACCGACTACGAGACCGGGGCATCGCGTGCCGTCGATCATCTGGTCGAGCGCGGCCGCCGCAAAATCGCGATCGTCGCCGGGCCGCGCAGCTCGTTCGGCGGCAAGAGCCGTCTCGTCGGTTTCCGCAAGACGCTGGCGGCCCATGGGCTGAAGGCGCATGGCATCGTCTATTGCGATCCGACCGCGGCCGGCGGGCAGACGGCGGCCGCGCAGTTGCTGGCGGAAACGCCGGGCATCGATGCCCTTATCTGCTACAACGACCTCAATGCGATCGGCGCCATGAAGGCCTGCCGGGCAGCCCACATCTTGATCCCCGAGCAGATCGCCCTCATCGGCTTCGACGACATCCCGACGGCCGAACTGCTGTCTCCGGCGCTCACCACGCTGCGGGTGCAGAAACGGGAAATGGGAGAGGAAGCCGTGCGCCTGCTGCTCAGCCGCATCGCCACCAAGAACCGTCAGCACGGCATCGTCATCGTGCCCGAGCTCATCGTCCGCGAAACGACCTGA
- a CDS encoding ABC transporter substrate-binding protein, with product MQHVRILRRQVVSTVVAAILMGVGWAGAAFGFQESPELKALVDAGKLPPVEKRLPKEPLVLTPLESVGTYGGTWRTATFGGGDSEIERSIGYTRLVRWNPEWTEVIPDIAKSVEVNENATEYTFTLREGTRWSDGEPFTADDLVWWNENVLRNTKITPAAPDWLTAGGQTVKVEKLADDKVVFKFAAPNGLFLMNMATVRGSDILAAAPAHYLKQFHKDFNPDGVDALVKAAGATDWVQLFNNKIGFPGRWRDLGRPTLDAWVLTAPYNGTTQVVAERNPYYAKVDTSGNQLPYFDRITIDVMQDTQAIILKAISGEIDMQNRFIETTDARTVIVQNQQKAGYGLFIARPAWSNALLITLNETHKNPALRAVFSNKDFRIGLSYAINREELNQLIYAGQAKPYQAAPREGTALYDEKMATQYLEYNVDLANQYLDKAGLSKKDGDGYRLGQDGKRITFAIDALTGSPIQVDALEMIQRYWRAVGIDMQPRPAERSLIFSRLQNNENDGLAWVGGGGYDFLGLLDPKWYFPHEYESSFATAWGLYYQNPKDPNAEEPSPAAKKQMDLYRQVQEAPTLEKQLEAMKELLAITRDEFYVIGTNLEPDRVGIVKTAMRNVPKVIPSTSFYMTPGPAKPETFYYQQ from the coding sequence ATGCAGCACGTCAGAATTCTAAGACGGCAGGTTGTTTCGACCGTTGTCGCGGCGATCCTCATGGGTGTCGGTTGGGCCGGCGCCGCTTTCGGCTTTCAGGAGTCGCCGGAATTGAAGGCGCTGGTCGACGCCGGCAAGCTGCCGCCGGTTGAAAAGCGGCTGCCCAAGGAGCCACTGGTGCTGACGCCGCTTGAATCGGTCGGTACCTATGGCGGCACCTGGCGCACGGCCACCTTTGGCGGCGGCGACAGCGAGATCGAACGTTCGATCGGCTATACGAGATTGGTCCGCTGGAATCCGGAATGGACCGAGGTGATCCCCGACATCGCCAAGAGCGTCGAGGTCAACGAGAATGCCACCGAATACACGTTCACCCTGCGGGAAGGCACGCGTTGGTCGGACGGCGAGCCCTTCACCGCCGACGATCTGGTGTGGTGGAACGAGAACGTGCTGCGCAACACCAAGATCACGCCTGCAGCGCCGGATTGGCTGACCGCGGGTGGTCAGACCGTCAAGGTCGAAAAGCTCGCCGACGACAAGGTGGTCTTCAAGTTCGCTGCCCCGAACGGCCTGTTCCTGATGAACATGGCGACCGTGCGCGGTTCCGATATCCTCGCTGCCGCACCGGCCCATTACCTCAAGCAGTTCCACAAGGATTTCAATCCCGACGGCGTCGACGCCCTGGTAAAGGCGGCCGGCGCGACCGACTGGGTCCAGCTCTTCAACAACAAGATCGGCTTCCCCGGCCGCTGGCGTGATCTCGGCCGCCCGACGCTCGACGCCTGGGTGCTGACCGCGCCCTATAACGGCACCACCCAGGTCGTCGCCGAACGCAATCCCTATTATGCCAAGGTGGATACTTCAGGAAATCAGCTGCCTTACTTCGATCGCATCACCATCGACGTGATGCAGGATACCCAGGCGATCATCCTGAAGGCGATCAGCGGCGAAATCGACATGCAGAACCGCTTCATCGAGACGACGGACGCCCGCACTGTCATCGTGCAGAACCAGCAGAAGGCCGGTTACGGCCTGTTCATCGCCCGGCCGGCATGGTCGAACGCCCTTTTGATCACCCTGAACGAGACCCACAAGAATCCGGCCTTGCGCGCCGTCTTCTCCAACAAGGATTTTCGCATCGGCCTCAGCTATGCCATCAACCGCGAGGAGCTCAACCAGCTGATCTATGCCGGACAAGCCAAGCCCTATCAGGCGGCACCCCGCGAAGGCACCGCGCTCTACGACGAGAAAATGGCGACGCAATATCTGGAATATAACGTCGACCTCGCCAACCAGTATCTCGACAAGGCCGGCCTGAGCAAAAAAGACGGCGACGGCTATCGCCTCGGTCAGGACGGCAAGCGGATCACCTTTGCGATCGATGCGCTGACCGGAAGCCCGATCCAGGTCGACGCGCTCGAAATGATCCAGCGCTACTGGCGGGCGGTCGGCATCGACATGCAGCCCCGGCCGGCCGAGCGTTCGCTGATCTTCTCCCGCCTGCAGAACAACGAGAATGACGGTCTCGCCTGGGTCGGCGGCGGGGGCTACGATTTCCTCGGCCTGCTCGATCCCAAATGGTATTTCCCGCATGAGTATGAATCAAGCTTCGCGACAGCCTGGGGCCTCTACTACCAGAACCCCAAGGATCCGAACGCTGAGGAGCCGAGCCCAGCCGCCAAGAAGCAGATGGATCTCTATCGGCAGGTGCAGGAAGCCCCGACGCTCGAAAAGCAGCTTGAAGCGATGAAAGAACTGCTGGCGATCACGCGTGACGAATTCTACGTCATCGGCACCAACCTGGAGCCGGACCGCGTCGGCATCGTCAAGACCGCTATGCGCAACGTCCCCAAGGTCATCCCCAGCACGTCGTTCTACATGACGCCGGGACCGGCGAAGCCCGAGACCTTCTACTACCAGCAATAA
- a CDS encoding ABC transporter permease: MAGFIIRRLLYMIPMMFAISVVTFIIIQLPPGDFLTAMTARLASQSETIDPGVIAGLRERYGLDQPWAVQYWKWISGILLHGDFGQSFDWNKPVSELIWARMSLTMVVSVTTLLFVWAVAFPIGIYSAVRQYSVGDYFATFFGFLGLAIPNFLLALVLMFVSAQYFGQSVGGLYSPSYINAAWSWAKLGDLVSHMWIPVVVLGTGATAALIRIMRANLLDELNKPYVDMARARGLSEIRLLLKYPVRVALNPFVSTVGWVLPHLVSGSVVVSIVLSLPITGPLLLNALFAQDMYLAGTFILLMSMLTLIGTLISDLLLAWLDPRIRNG; the protein is encoded by the coding sequence ATGGCCGGCTTCATCATCAGACGTCTGCTTTACATGATCCCGATGATGTTTGCGATCTCCGTCGTGACCTTCATCATCATCCAGCTGCCGCCGGGTGACTTCCTGACCGCGATGACCGCGCGCCTCGCCTCGCAGAGCGAAACCATCGACCCCGGCGTTATCGCCGGCCTGCGCGAACGCTATGGCCTCGATCAGCCCTGGGCGGTGCAATACTGGAAATGGATCAGCGGCATTCTGCTGCATGGCGATTTCGGCCAGTCTTTCGACTGGAACAAGCCGGTCAGCGAACTGATCTGGGCACGCATGAGCCTGACGATGGTGGTCTCGGTGACCACGCTGCTCTTCGTCTGGGCGGTGGCCTTTCCAATCGGCATCTATTCGGCGGTGCGGCAATATTCGGTGGGCGATTATTTCGCCACCTTCTTCGGCTTTCTCGGCCTCGCCATTCCGAACTTCCTGCTGGCGCTGGTGCTGATGTTCGTCTCGGCGCAGTATTTCGGCCAAAGCGTCGGCGGGCTGTATTCGCCGAGCTATATAAATGCCGCCTGGAGCTGGGCCAAACTCGGCGATCTCGTGTCACATATGTGGATCCCGGTCGTCGTGCTCGGCACCGGCGCTACGGCTGCGCTGATCCGCATCATGCGTGCCAACCTGCTGGACGAGCTCAACAAGCCTTATGTCGATATGGCCCGGGCTCGGGGCCTCAGCGAAATCCGGCTGCTGTTGAAATATCCGGTGCGGGTGGCGCTCAACCCTTTCGTCTCCACCGTCGGCTGGGTGCTGCCGCACCTCGTCTCGGGTTCGGTGGTGGTCTCCATCGTTCTCAGCCTGCCGATCACCGGGCCGCTTCTGCTCAATGCCCTGTTTGCCCAGGACATGTATCTGGCCGGCACCTTCATCCTGCTGATGAGCATGCTGACGCTGATCGGCACGCTGATCTCAGACCTGCTGCTCGCCTGGCTCGATCCCCGTATCCGCAATGGCTGA
- a CDS encoding ABC transporter permease, producing MTDQAIALSPEPVRNSDAVAGQWKLIWRRFRRHRLALAAGVVIFLIYLVAIFAEILAPVSSQTYDSRYTYAPPQQLRFAGYDPAGGFHPLYVNGYSMTIDPIALSRNYVPDPAVVIPVGFFVKGEPYRLWGLFDLNRHLIGPIEAGKPFYLFGADRLGRDVFSRTVHGTRVSMSVGLIGVTISLILGIILGGISGLYGGWVDDVIQRCIELINSIPTIPLWMGLAAAVPISADPILVYLWITVILSLIGWTDLARVVRGRFLSLKTEDFVIAAHLDGCSRMRIIWRHMVPSFMSHIIASVTLAIPTMILAETALSFLGIGLRPPVVSWGVLLQEAQNILAVSSAPWLFLPGLAVIVTVLALNFLGDGLRDAADPYEY from the coding sequence ATGACCGATCAAGCCATCGCGCTATCGCCTGAACCCGTCCGCAATTCCGACGCCGTTGCCGGCCAGTGGAAACTCATCTGGCGGCGCTTCCGTCGCCACCGGCTGGCGCTGGCCGCCGGCGTCGTCATCTTTCTGATCTACCTTGTCGCCATCTTTGCCGAGATTCTCGCCCCGGTTTCATCGCAGACCTACGATTCCCGCTACACCTATGCGCCGCCCCAGCAGCTGAGGTTCGCCGGCTACGACCCGGCGGGCGGATTCCACCCGCTTTATGTCAACGGCTATTCGATGACGATCGACCCGATCGCGCTCAGCCGCAATTACGTGCCTGATCCGGCTGTCGTCATTCCCGTCGGTTTCTTCGTCAAAGGCGAACCCTATCGGCTCTGGGGATTGTTCGATCTCAACCGGCACCTGATCGGCCCGATCGAGGCCGGCAAGCCATTCTACCTGTTCGGCGCCGACCGTCTGGGTCGCGACGTCTTCAGCCGGACGGTGCACGGCACCCGCGTGTCTATGTCCGTCGGGCTGATCGGGGTCACGATCAGCCTCATACTCGGCATTATCCTCGGCGGCATCTCCGGGCTCTATGGCGGCTGGGTGGACGATGTCATCCAGCGCTGCATCGAACTCATCAACTCGATCCCGACCATCCCGCTGTGGATGGGGCTTGCGGCTGCCGTTCCGATCAGCGCCGATCCGATCCTGGTCTATCTCTGGATCACGGTCATCCTGTCGCTGATCGGCTGGACCGACCTCGCGCGGGTTGTGCGCGGACGGTTCCTGTCGTTGAAGACTGAGGATTTTGTCATCGCCGCCCATCTCGATGGCTGTTCGCGAATGCGCATCATCTGGCGGCACATGGTTCCTTCCTTCATGAGCCATATCATCGCCTCGGTGACGCTCGCCATCCCGACGATGATCCTTGCCGAAACCGCGCTCTCCTTCCTCGGCATCGGCCTGCGTCCGCCGGTGGTGAGCTGGGGCGTGCTGCTTCAGGAGGCGCAGAACATTCTCGCGGTCTCGAGCGCGCCATGGCTGTTTCTTCCTGGTCTTGCGGTGATCGTCACCGTGCTCGCCCTCAATTTTCTTGGTGATGGATTACGCGATGCTGCAGATCCCTATGAATACTAA